The nucleotide window ATATCGACGAGGACCGAGCCCGGCTTCATCCCCGCGACCATCTCATCGGTGACGAGCTTCGGCGCCTTCTTGCCGGGGATGAGCACCGAGCCGATGACGAGGTCGGCCGTGGCCAGGGCCTTGGTGATCTCGTACTTGTTCGATACCTTCGTCCCGATCGCACCGGCGAAGGTCTCATCGATCTGGCGCAGCCGCGGGATGTTGATGTCGATGACCTCGACGGTCGCTCCCAGGCCGAGAGCCATCCGGGCGGCATTCGTGCCGGCGACACCGGCACCGATGACGACGACGTTTGCGCGTTCGACGCCGGGGACTCCGGAGAGCAGGATTCCGCGACCGCCGTTGGCCTTGAGCAGGCTGTGGGCTCCGACTTGGGTCGACAGCCGTCCGGCGATCTCACTCATCGGGGCCAGCAGCGGCAGGCCGCCGCCATCGGGCTGGACGGTCTCATAGGCGATGGCCGTGGTGCCGGCTTCCATGAGGGCCTTGGTCAGCGCCTCATCGGCGGCCAGATGCAGGTAGGTGAAGAGGACGAGGTCCTTGCGCAGGTATCCGTATTCCTGCTCGATCGGTTCCTTGACCTTGAGCACGAGGTCTCCTGCGGCCCATGTGGAGGGGGCATCGGCTGCGATCTTCGCTCCGGCCTCCTGGTATTCCGCATCGGTGATGAAGGAGCCTTCACCGGCTCCCGCCTGCACGGTGACCTCGTGGCCGTGGGCGACGAGCTCGTGCACGCCGGCAGCGGTGATGGCGACTCGGAACTCGTTGTTCTTGACCTCGGTGGGCACTGAAATGCGCATTGTGTGTCCTTCTCTCATGATTGTGCGCCGCTGGGGCGAAGGCGCCCGACTTCGACGTCGGTCAACATTGATTCAACTGTATTCCTTAGAAGGTTTGGGGAGCAAACCTTTAAACCTGTTTTCGTGTTGCGAAATGCGGAATCAGTGCATTTCGGTGCCAGTTGACGCTGAAATCATGATTCCAGCCCGGTGTGTGAGGGCACGACCTCTTCCAATGCGGGGTGCTCCTCTCAACGCGTGTCGAAACGGTAAGCTGACAGTGTCAAGACAGAACCCCGCTGAGGAGAGAAGGCTCGCCATGGGACTCTATGAAGATATCGACGATCCCGATTCGAAGTACTACTTCAATATCGAGACGAACACCGTCGAAAAGGGTCTGGTCAGCGACTGGACGCACCGGATGGGCCCGTACGAGACGGAAGAGGTCGCACGCGCCGCCCTGGAGAAAGCCCGCGAGCGCAGCCAGAAGTGGGACGAAGACGACGAGAAGTGGAACGGCTGATCGGATGTCACGTCAGGAGGAATTCGTTCTCAGGACCGTCGAGGATCGTGAAGTGCGATTCATCCGGCTCTGGTTCACCGATGTCCTCGGGCAGCTGAAGTCCGTGGCCATCGTGCCGGCCGAACTCGAAGGCGCCTTCTCCGAGGGCATCGGCTTCGACGGCTCGGCGGTCGAGGGGCTCTCCCGGGTCTACGAGGCCGATATGGTCCTCAAGCCCGACCCTTCGACCTTCTCCCTGCTGCCCTGGCGCGGGGAGACGGAGCCCACTGGGCGCATGTTCTGCGATATCCATGTGCCCGGGGGAGAACCGGCACCGGCGGATCCGCGCAATGTCCTCAAACGCACTCTGGCGAAGGCCGCCGAACGCGGCTTCACCTTCTATGTGCACCCTGAGATCGAGTTCTACCTGTTCAAGACCGACAACCTCGACCCGGTCACCGGCATCAGCGACGGGACCGCGCCGATGCCCGTCGACACCGCAGGCTACTTCGACCACGTCAACGGCGGCACCGCCAACGACTTCCGTCGCGAAGCGGTGACAATGCTCGAAGCCATGGGACTGTCGGTGGAGTTCTCCCACCACGAGGCGGGTCCCGGGCAGAATGAGATCGACCTGCGCTACGCGGACGCACTGACCATGGCCGACAATGTGATGACGTTCCGGTCGGTGATCAAGGAAGTCGCGATCTCCCAGGGTGTCTATGCGTCGTTCATGCCCAAGCCCCTCTCGGCGCACCCGGGCAACGGCATGCACACCCACGTGTCGCTGTTCGAAGGGGAGAACAACGCCTTCTTCGAACCGGGTGCGGAATACCAGCTGTCGAAGACCGGCCGCCAGTTCATCGCGGGTCTGCTCACCCACGCCGCAGAGATCTCGGCGGTGACGAACCAGCATGTGAATTCGTACAAACGACTGTGGACGGGTCACGAAGCACCCTCATACATCTCCTGGGGGCATCGCAATCGTTCAGCTCTCGTACGGGTGCCGCAGTACAACTCCGGAAAGTCCTCGTCGGCGCGAGTGGAATACCGCGCCATGGACTCGTCGGCGAACCCGTACCTGTCCTACGCCCTCATGCTCGCCGCCGGGCTCAAAGGCGTCGAGGAAGGCTATGAACTTCCCGAGGAGGCCGAGGACAATGTCTGGCAGCTCTCGGACACCGAGCGCCGGGCGATGGGCATCGAAGCGCTGCCGCACAGTCTGTCCCATGCCCTGGAGATCATGGAGGACTCGGACCTCGTGGCCGAGACCCTCGGTGAAGAGGTCTTCGACTTCTTCCTGCGCAACAAGCGTCAGGAATGGAACGACTACCGCGCCCAGGTGACTCCCTACGAGCTCGCCAAACACTTCACCTCGATGTGAGCCCGATGGCAGGAATCACCTCACGCACGACCAGCGTCCCGGAGGCGACGGCCCGATTCCTCCACGAACTCGATGAGCTTCTGGGTCAGCCTCTGGCCACGGATTCGCGATTCGTCGACCTGCTCATGGCCACCCCCGATCCGCACGGGGCCGCCCTGGGACTGCTCCGTGTCGTCGAAGCCGCCGGGAAGGACTCCGCTGCGCTGCTGAAAGCGGTTCGGTCAGGGACCTCTGACTCCTTGGCCGAAGACGAGCTCAACCGACCGCTGTTGGCTCGTCTGCTCGCGGTCATGGGCACCTCGGAGGCGATGGTCGACCATCTGGTCCGCCACCCTGACTCTCTGCCTCTGCTGCTGGCACCCGATGCC belongs to Brevibacterium spongiae and includes:
- the ald gene encoding alanine dehydrogenase; this encodes MRISVPTEVKNNEFRVAITAAGVHELVAHGHEVTVQAGAGEGSFITDAEYQEAGAKIAADAPSTWAAGDLVLKVKEPIEQEYGYLRKDLVLFTYLHLAADEALTKALMEAGTTAIAYETVQPDGGGLPLLAPMSEIAGRLSTQVGAHSLLKANGGRGILLSGVPGVERANVVVIGAGVAGTNAARMALGLGATVEVIDINIPRLRQIDETFAGAIGTKVSNKYEITKALATADLVIGSVLIPGKKAPKLVTDEMVAGMKPGSVLVDIAIDQGGCFENSRPTTHDDPTFTVHNSVYYCVANMPGAVPNTATAALTNATLPFAVKIADQGWHKALSSDAALARGLNIHNGHVTNDNVAEAFGLEAVSVEHALAN
- the glnA gene encoding type I glutamate--ammonia ligase; this translates as MSRQEEFVLRTVEDREVRFIRLWFTDVLGQLKSVAIVPAELEGAFSEGIGFDGSAVEGLSRVYEADMVLKPDPSTFSLLPWRGETEPTGRMFCDIHVPGGEPAPADPRNVLKRTLAKAAERGFTFYVHPEIEFYLFKTDNLDPVTGISDGTAPMPVDTAGYFDHVNGGTANDFRREAVTMLEAMGLSVEFSHHEAGPGQNEIDLRYADALTMADNVMTFRSVIKEVAISQGVYASFMPKPLSAHPGNGMHTHVSLFEGENNAFFEPGAEYQLSKTGRQFIAGLLTHAAEISAVTNQHVNSYKRLWTGHEAPSYISWGHRNRSALVRVPQYNSGKSSSARVEYRAMDSSANPYLSYALMLAAGLKGVEEGYELPEEAEDNVWQLSDTERRAMGIEALPHSLSHALEIMEDSDLVAETLGEEVFDFFLRNKRQEWNDYRAQVTPYELAKHFTSM